The following proteins are co-located in the [Pasteurella] mairii genome:
- the yibN gene encoding rhodanese-like protein, whose amino-acid sequence MQEFIPMATAFAKNHTLMVVAWFAVFFTVLYTFIKAATSKVTTVENAEATRLMNNEDAIVIDLRTLDEFERGHIINSVNVLPSEIKSQNLGKIEHHKTTPVIVACASGLSAGASAELLAKQGFSRVYMLKEGIAGWRSANLPLVKKHK is encoded by the coding sequence ATGCAAGAATTTATTCCCATGGCAACAGCGTTTGCCAAAAATCATACGCTGATGGTGGTAGCTTGGTTTGCGGTCTTTTTTACAGTGCTTTACACCTTTATCAAAGCGGCAACTAGCAAAGTGACTACCGTGGAAAATGCAGAAGCGACCCGTTTAATGAATAACGAGGATGCCATTGTGATTGATTTGCGTACACTAGATGAATTTGAACGCGGACATATTATTAACAGTGTGAACGTATTGCCTTCTGAGATTAAAAGCCAGAATTTGGGTAAAATTGAACATCATAAAACAACCCCAGTGATTGTAGCCTGTGCCAGCGGTTTATCTGCCGGTGCGTCTGCAGAATTATTGGCGAAACAAGGGTTTAGCCGAGTATATATGTTAAAAGAAGGAATTGCCGGCTGGCGTTCTGCAAATTTACCTTTAGTCAAAAAACACAAATAA
- the cysE gene encoding serine acetyltransferase, whose amino-acid sequence MSIEVWGLIRQEAKELAECEPMLASFFHSTILKHHNLGSALSYILANKLANPIMPAIALREIIEEAYHTQPSIIESGAMDIRAVRQRDPAVEYWSTPLLYLKGFHALQSYRITHFLWQQKRKSLALYLQNQISVAFDVDIHPAARIGYGIMFDHATGIVVGETSIIENDVSILQGVTLGGTGKESGDRHPKVREGVMIGAGAKILGNIEIGRYAKIGANSVVLQPVPEYTTVAGVPSKIVSRDKAAKPAFEMNQYFIDDAINLNI is encoded by the coding sequence ATGTCAATTGAAGTTTGGGGTTTAATCCGCCAAGAAGCCAAAGAATTAGCCGAATGTGAGCCAATGCTCGCCAGTTTTTTTCATTCCACCATCTTAAAACATCATAATCTCGGCAGCGCATTAAGTTATATTTTAGCCAACAAATTAGCAAACCCAATCATGCCCGCAATCGCCTTGCGAGAAATTATCGAAGAAGCCTATCATACTCAACCGAGTATTATCGAAAGCGGCGCAATGGATATTCGCGCCGTGCGTCAACGCGACCCGGCGGTAGAATATTGGTCAACGCCATTGCTGTATTTAAAAGGTTTTCATGCCTTACAAAGTTATCGCATCACCCATTTTTTATGGCAACAAAAACGCAAATCCCTTGCCTTATATTTACAAAATCAAATTTCCGTTGCCTTTGATGTGGATATTCACCCTGCGGCACGCATTGGTTACGGTATTATGTTTGATCATGCGACCGGTATTGTAGTCGGCGAAACCTCGATTATCGAAAACGACGTTTCTATTTTGCAAGGCGTAACCCTCGGCGGTACGGGAAAAGAAAGCGGCGATCGCCATCCAAAAGTGCGCGAAGGCGTGATGATTGGCGCTGGGGCGAAAATCCTTGGCAATATTGAAATCGGTCGCTACGCCAAAATTGGCGCCAACTCCGTTGTATTGCAACCAGTTCCGGAATATACCACGGTCGCCGGCGTACCGTCGAAAATCGTTAGCAGAGATAAAGCAGCCAAACCAGCATTTGAGATGAATCAATATTTTATTGATGATGCCATAAACTTAAATATTTAA
- the secB gene encoding protein-export protein SecB → MSEKNQDIAKSEAQENQAVLQIQRIYVKDVSFEAPNLPQIFQQEWKPKLSFDLSTEAKQIGEDLYEVCLNVSAETTLEDSGDVAFICEIKQAGIFTISGLEDMQMAHCLTSQCPNILFPYARELVSSLVNRGTFPALNISPVNFDALFMDYLERQQAESAQEENKDVH, encoded by the coding sequence ATGTCTGAAAAAAATCAAGATATTGCCAAAAGTGAAGCACAAGAAAACCAAGCGGTGTTACAAATTCAACGTATTTATGTAAAAGATGTTTCATTCGAAGCGCCTAATTTACCACAAATTTTCCAACAAGAGTGGAAACCGAAATTAAGTTTTGATTTAAGCACCGAAGCGAAACAAATTGGCGAAGATTTGTATGAAGTATGCTTAAACGTCTCCGCAGAAACTACCCTTGAAGACAGCGGTGATGTCGCGTTTATTTGTGAAATTAAACAAGCGGGCATATTTACTATTAGCGGATTAGAAGATATGCAAATGGCACATTGTTTAACCTCACAATGCCCGAATATTCTTTTCCCTTACGCCCGCGAACTGGTTTCCAGTTTAGTCAACCGCGGTACTTTCCCAGCATTAAACATTTCTCCGGTAAACTTTGACGCGTTATTTATGGATTATTTAGAACGTCAACAAGCGGAATCTGCACAGGAAGAAAACAAAGACGTACATTAA
- the gpsA gene encoding glycerol-3-phosphate dehydrogenase [NAD(P)+], with protein MMNSTISTTPITVVGAGSYGTALAIAFSRNGYPTYLWGHNPDHMQRLTTTRKNQAFLPDIPFPEALQIETDLATAIQRSRDLLIVVPSHVFGEIIAKIKPHLRPDSRIAWATKGLERDSGRLLQEVVEQQLGKSYPLAVLSGPTFAKELAMGMPTAIALAANNEQFALEFQARIHCSKHFRVYINHDMVGVQLGGAIKNVIAIGAGMSDGMGFGANARTALITRGIAEISRLGVSLGADPKTFMGMSGLGDLVLTCTDNQSRNRRFGLMLGQGIDAQAAMEEIGQVVEGFYNTKETHLLAQRQGIEMPISEQVYQVLFCGKKAQDVAMTLLGRERKGE; from the coding sequence ATGATGAATTCGACAATCTCTACTACCCCCATTACAGTCGTCGGTGCCGGCTCATACGGAACCGCTCTCGCGATTGCCTTTTCCCGCAACGGGTATCCCACCTATCTTTGGGGTCACAATCCCGACCACATGCAACGCTTAACGACTACGCGCAAAAATCAGGCATTTTTACCAGATATTCCCTTTCCCGAAGCGTTACAAATTGAAACAGATCTCGCTACTGCTATCCAACGTTCGCGTGATTTATTGATCGTGGTTCCCAGCCATGTTTTCGGTGAAATTATTGCCAAAATTAAACCGCACTTACGCCCAGACAGTCGGATCGCATGGGCAACCAAAGGGTTAGAGCGAGATAGCGGACGCTTGCTACAAGAAGTCGTAGAACAACAATTAGGTAAATCCTATCCGCTGGCGGTATTATCCGGTCCCACCTTTGCCAAAGAATTAGCCATGGGAATGCCGACCGCTATTGCGCTGGCGGCAAATAATGAACAATTTGCCCTTGAATTCCAAGCTAGAATTCATTGCAGCAAACATTTTCGCGTGTATATTAATCATGATATGGTGGGCGTACAATTAGGTGGCGCGATTAAAAATGTGATTGCGATAGGCGCTGGGATGTCTGATGGGATGGGGTTTGGTGCTAACGCCAGAACCGCCTTGATTACGCGCGGTATCGCCGAAATCAGTCGTTTGGGCGTCTCGTTAGGCGCGGATCCGAAAACTTTTATGGGAATGTCAGGGCTGGGCGATTTAGTATTGACCTGTACCGATAATCAATCCCGCAACCGTCGTTTCGGTTTAATGCTAGGGCAAGGCATTGATGCACAAGCCGCCATGGAAGAAATCGGGCAGGTAGTAGAAGGGTTTTATAATACCAAAGAAACCCATTTATTAGCCCAGCGACAAGGTATCGAAATGCCGATCAGTGAACAAGTTTATCAAGTGTTATTTTGTGGCAAAAAAGCGCAAGATGTCGCCATGACGTTACTAGGACGTGAACGAAAAGGAGAATAA
- the ndh gene encoding NADH dehydrogenase, with the protein MENIIVVGGGAGGLELVTYLGNKLGRKNKARVILIDRNSAHLWKPLLHEVATGSLDDDMDAVSYRAHAKNHGFEFHQGSLTAVNREQKNVTLAPIYNAGNELLVPERTIPYDKLVLAIGSKSNDFGTPGVSEHCIFLDSTDQAKLFHQQMMELFLKFANNDEKDVHIAIVGGGATGIELSAELYNAATHLNHYGFGKLNSTSLKVTLLEAGPRLLPALSERISVSAEAELRRLGVDVRTNTAVTKAIANGLVTKEGETIFADLMVWAAGVKASDMTKNFGFETNRLNQIEVKNTLQTTVDENVYVIGDCAALLQENGKPVPPRAQSAHQMATVCGKNIVAQLNNQSLKPFVYNDRGSLVSFSRFGTVGSLMGNLTKGSMFIEGRIARLAYLSLYRMHQAALHGCFKTGLIILVGRINRLLRPSMKLH; encoded by the coding sequence ATGGAAAACATTATTGTGGTCGGCGGTGGAGCCGGCGGTTTAGAGTTGGTAACTTATTTAGGCAACAAATTGGGGCGTAAAAATAAGGCGCGGGTAATATTGATTGATCGAAATAGCGCACATTTATGGAAACCCTTATTACACGAAGTCGCAACTGGATCCTTGGATGATGATATGGATGCAGTGAGTTATCGTGCGCATGCCAAAAATCATGGCTTTGAGTTTCATCAAGGCTCCTTAACCGCGGTCAATCGCGAACAAAAAAACGTGACCTTAGCGCCGATTTATAATGCGGGAAATGAATTATTGGTGCCAGAACGAACCATTCCCTATGATAAATTAGTCTTGGCAATCGGCAGTAAATCCAATGATTTTGGTACGCCAGGCGTATCGGAGCATTGTATTTTTTTAGATAGCACGGATCAGGCAAAATTATTCCATCAGCAAATGATGGAGCTGTTTTTAAAATTTGCCAATAACGACGAAAAAGATGTACATATTGCGATTGTTGGCGGCGGTGCTACGGGGATTGAACTGTCCGCCGAGCTTTATAATGCCGCAACGCATTTAAACCATTACGGATTTGGTAAATTAAATAGCACCAGCCTAAAAGTGACTTTGTTGGAAGCCGGTCCGCGTTTATTACCCGCATTGTCTGAGCGTATTTCAGTTTCGGCGGAAGCGGAATTGCGTCGGTTAGGCGTAGATGTGCGTACAAATACCGCGGTGACCAAAGCTATTGCTAATGGATTAGTGACCAAAGAAGGAGAAACTATTTTTGCGGATTTAATGGTCTGGGCGGCGGGCGTCAAAGCCTCTGACATGACTAAAAATTTTGGCTTTGAAACCAATCGATTAAATCAAATTGAAGTCAAAAATACGTTGCAAACCACTGTGGATGAAAATGTGTACGTGATTGGTGATTGTGCGGCGTTGTTGCAAGAAAATGGTAAACCAGTACCGCCACGCGCGCAATCAGCACATCAAATGGCGACTGTGTGTGGCAAAAATATTGTGGCACAATTGAATAATCAGTCATTGAAGCCTTTTGTGTATAACGATCGCGGTTCGCTGGTATCTTTCTCGCGCTTTGGTACCGTGGGAAGTCTGATGGGTAATTTAACCAAAGGCTCCATGTTTATTGAAGGTCGCATTGCGCGTTTAGCGTATTTGTCGTTATATCGTATGCACCAAGCGGCGTTGCATGGTTGTTTTAAAACCGGTTTGATCATTCTCGTCGGACGGATTAATCGCTTGCTACGCCCGTCTATGAAGTTGCATTAA
- the selB gene encoding selenocysteine-specific elongation factor — MIIVTSGHVDHGKSALLQALTGKHTAHLPEEKKRGMTIDLGYAYLPLQDKILGFIDVPGHERFLSNMLAGLGGIHYAMLIVAADEGVQPQTEEHLAILRLLHIEKIMLVITKADRADANKIQQLVAQIQQKYPVLAPSPVFITSATTQQGIAELRDYLAQLPNLAEPHRLFRYAIDRVFSVKGAGTVVTGTAFAGKVSQDDELYLSNGQKVRVKNIHAQNQSTTVGVAGQRLALNISADLDRTLIERGDWLFSHSPFEPTERLTVWVESEVLLNESQPVHIYHAAARTTGKLTLLTAKQLPAPSFALAELVLDKPLFLAYGDKLILRSGDAKSLIAGAGVVEVYSPKRHKRTEVRLNFLQHLLQANKAAQRIKYYLQARAESVEKLCWIEQLSDAQLRVLVVENQGILYQDWAFNADYQQQQTENILTALSEYHQQHSDQLGLSKARLYRIAALAQPEKLIYHFIDELLQEQRLQQTRGWLHLPNHKIQFNDEEQALWQHVVDEFDQQQGQALWVRDVANRLEQEETAMRNFLYKAGKLGYLTPVVKDRFFLTENIYAYARLIKQYIAEHGEISANQLRDQLNWGRKVTVQLLEYYDRCGFLRRKGNVHLLRDGDVFDW, encoded by the coding sequence ATGATTATTGTCACTTCAGGACACGTGGATCACGGTAAAAGCGCATTGTTGCAAGCCTTAACCGGCAAGCATACCGCGCATTTGCCGGAGGAGAAAAAGCGTGGCATGACCATTGATTTAGGTTATGCCTATTTGCCTTTGCAAGATAAAATTTTGGGCTTTATTGATGTGCCGGGACATGAGCGTTTTTTGTCCAATATGCTGGCGGGATTAGGCGGTATTCATTACGCCATGTTGATTGTTGCAGCAGATGAGGGGGTGCAGCCACAAACGGAAGAACATTTGGCAATTTTGCGTTTGTTGCATATTGAAAAAATTATGTTGGTGATCACCAAAGCTGATCGTGCAGATGCCAACAAAATCCAGCAACTTGTGGCACAAATTCAGCAAAAATACCCCGTTTTAGCGCCATCGCCAGTTTTTATTACGTCAGCGACAACGCAGCAAGGCATTGCCGAGTTGCGCGATTATCTTGCTCAATTACCTAATTTAGCTGAGCCACATCGCCTGTTCCGCTATGCCATTGATCGGGTGTTTAGCGTGAAAGGTGCGGGAACGGTGGTAACCGGCACAGCCTTTGCCGGCAAGGTGTCGCAAGATGATGAGCTTTATTTATCCAACGGGCAAAAAGTGCGGGTGAAAAATATTCATGCCCAAAATCAAAGCACGACCGTTGGTGTTGCCGGACAACGTTTAGCGTTAAATATTAGTGCTGATTTAGACCGCACTTTAATCGAGCGGGGCGATTGGCTCTTTTCCCATTCGCCATTTGAGCCAACCGAGCGCTTGACCGTTTGGGTGGAAAGCGAGGTGCTGTTGAATGAAAGTCAGCCGGTGCATATTTATCACGCGGCGGCGCGCACCACGGGAAAATTAACTTTGCTTACCGCTAAACAATTGCCGGCGCCATCTTTCGCGTTGGCAGAGCTAGTATTGGATAAACCGCTGTTTTTGGCGTATGGCGATAAGCTAATTTTGCGTAGTGGCGATGCGAAAAGTCTGATTGCCGGCGCGGGTGTGGTGGAAGTGTATTCGCCGAAACGTCATAAACGCACTGAAGTGCGGTTGAATTTTTTACAACATTTATTGCAAGCAAATAAGGCGGCGCAACGGATAAAATACTATTTGCAAGCGCGCGCGGAATCGGTGGAAAAACTTTGTTGGATTGAGCAATTAAGCGACGCACAATTGCGGGTGTTGGTTGTCGAAAACCAAGGGATTTTATACCAAGATTGGGCATTCAATGCCGATTATCAGCAACAACAAACCGAGAATATTTTGACCGCACTTTCTGAATATCATCAACAACATAGTGATCAACTTGGGTTGAGTAAAGCGCGTTTATATCGAATTGCCGCTTTGGCGCAACCGGAAAAATTAATTTATCATTTTATTGACGAGTTACTGCAAGAGCAACGTTTGCAGCAAACTCGCGGTTGGTTACATTTGCCAAACCATAAAATTCAATTTAATGATGAAGAACAGGCGTTGTGGCAACACGTGGTGGACGAGTTTGATCAGCAACAAGGGCAAGCGTTATGGGTACGTGATGTGGCAAATCGCCTTGAACAAGAGGAAACTGCCATGCGCAATTTCTTGTATAAAGCGGGGAAATTGGGTTATCTAACGCCGGTGGTAAAAGATCGCTTTTTCTTAACAGAAAATATTTATGCCTATGCTCGTTTGATTAAGCAATATATCGCGGAACATGGGGAAATTTCGGCAAATCAATTGCGTGATCAGCTCAATTGGGGGCGTAAAGTGACCGTGCAATTGTTGGAATATTACGATCGTTGTGGCTTTTTGCGACGCAAGGGCAATGTGCATCTTTTACGAGACGGTGATGTGTTTGATTGGTAA
- the tbpA_2 gene encoding transferrin binding protein A produces the protein MLNFFSLKRHSCYLFLSFSTFPLALSTSYAKEPDFLTLETINVETNNVSTKNTQVNSDYIRRGLVWDERDLIRNQTGITVTEGGRAGTNGYTMRGVDSDRVQISIDNVSAIESYMPRFYYIKGFYNGNRNSTEIENLAAIDFTKGANSLSGGSGALGGSVVMRTKNPQDLILPGNSVGLYSKSGYASKNNEFRQVLGLGVIHQGLEALIQLTRRKAKETKNYYSKKIDDIEHCGVIPDPNNEVMSLDLRIAYPNACGRGRLLPDNLDYNSTSWLAKLGYRFNSTHFILGFYEDLHQDRNIEEKSFYAANRQKVSDTTPYRRYGLIYEYTPENTWVHRLGLQFTHQEVSQKANSFQYGTSIKTNYNPTPDWNLITDTRAYEFQQTRSQLDTELKTTELKILSTTHSLTLGTGFHTGKLINRNVEHKYNAYSKQTTTKEFTIQQPVKTQLIYGYIKDSIIINDKFGISTGIRVDQYRYKPQLSDLKYENTKEDERIAVAPKKKFSSFNYSFDLNYFINDDTTLSYSISSGFKAPKVEEMYFDMRGRSNINYTQNPDLKPEKAQTHELTFNTEKERYALNISLFYTQYRNFIDLGYQPLVTTRSRTNWLTGDTYEEYVLDGINYQQINIENAYVKGIDFNIRANGELFGLPETFYTTLKATYTQGHKNDGTSLLAIQPFSAILGLGYQSSDDKWNLLFTGRYVAKKRAKDAMDISVANSLKLDVDKQTGKILGEEVAKPHKYLSRSYFVFDFTAQYRVNHHFTINAGIFNLLNRKYSTWDDLRQVKYNGAKGDTWDSGEGIERYTAPGRNFALSVEARF, from the coding sequence ATGCTAAACTTTTTTTCGTTAAAACGACACAGTTGTTATTTATTTCTTTCTTTTTCTACTTTTCCATTAGCATTAAGTACAAGTTATGCAAAAGAACCTGATTTTTTAACACTAGAAACTATTAATGTAGAAACCAATAATGTATCGACAAAAAATACTCAAGTAAATTCAGACTATATTAGACGAGGATTAGTTTGGGATGAAAGAGATCTTATTCGTAATCAAACAGGCATTACGGTGACAGAAGGCGGGCGAGCCGGTACAAATGGATATACCATGCGTGGTGTTGATAGTGATCGCGTACAAATATCAATCGATAATGTCTCCGCAATTGAAAGTTATATGCCTCGATTTTATTATATTAAAGGGTTTTATAATGGAAACCGTAACAGTACAGAAATTGAAAACTTAGCTGCAATTGACTTTACTAAGGGCGCAAACAGCCTCTCTGGTGGAAGTGGTGCGCTCGGTGGTAGCGTAGTAATGCGAACTAAAAATCCACAAGATTTGATTTTGCCCGGTAATTCGGTAGGGTTGTATAGCAAAAGTGGCTATGCGTCTAAAAACAATGAATTTAGGCAAGTATTAGGTCTAGGTGTTATTCATCAAGGTCTTGAAGCATTGATTCAGCTTACCCGCCGAAAAGCTAAAGAAACCAAAAACTACTACAGCAAAAAAATAGATGATATAGAGCATTGCGGAGTCATTCCAGATCCGAATAATGAAGTTATGTCTTTAGATTTAAGAATAGCTTATCCGAACGCCTGTGGTAGAGGGCGATTATTACCCGATAATCTGGATTATAATAGTACGTCTTGGTTAGCAAAATTAGGCTATCGTTTTAATTCAACTCATTTTATTTTAGGTTTTTACGAAGATCTTCATCAAGATCGTAACATTGAAGAAAAAAGTTTTTATGCGGCAAATCGTCAAAAAGTCAGTGATACCACACCTTATCGGCGTTATGGTCTTATATACGAATATACCCCAGAAAATACTTGGGTGCACAGGCTAGGTTTACAATTTACTCATCAAGAGGTATCTCAAAAAGCAAATTCCTTTCAATATGGAACCAGTATTAAAACAAATTATAATCCTACACCAGATTGGAATTTAATTACTGATACAAGAGCTTACGAATTTCAACAAACTCGTTCTCAATTGGATACCGAATTAAAAACGACCGAGCTCAAAATACTTTCAACCACCCATAGCCTTACGCTTGGTACGGGTTTTCATACAGGAAAGCTTATAAACCGAAATGTTGAACACAAATATAATGCTTATTCAAAACAAACAACGACAAAAGAATTTACGATTCAACAACCTGTTAAAACTCAGCTTATTTACGGATATATCAAAGATAGCATTATTATTAATGATAAATTTGGTATAAGTACGGGAATTCGAGTCGATCAATACCGCTATAAACCTCAATTGAGCGACTTAAAATATGAAAATACAAAAGAAGATGAACGCATTGCTGTCGCACCCAAAAAGAAATTTTCATCCTTTAATTACTCTTTTGATCTAAATTACTTTATTAATGATGACACTACGCTAAGTTATAGCATCTCCAGTGGATTCAAAGCCCCCAAAGTGGAAGAAATGTATTTTGATATGCGAGGTCGTAGTAATATTAATTATACGCAAAACCCAGATTTAAAGCCGGAAAAAGCACAAACCCATGAATTAACATTCAATACAGAAAAAGAACGTTATGCTCTGAATATAAGTTTATTTTATACTCAATATCGTAATTTTATTGATCTGGGTTATCAACCTCTCGTCACTACGCGTTCTCGCACAAATTGGTTAACTGGTGACACATATGAAGAATATGTCTTAGACGGTATTAATTATCAACAAATTAATATTGAAAATGCTTATGTGAAAGGAATTGATTTTAATATCCGGGCAAACGGAGAACTATTTGGCTTACCTGAAACATTTTATACCACATTGAAAGCGACTTATACCCAAGGTCACAAAAATGATGGTACATCTTTGCTTGCCATACAACCTTTTAGCGCCATTTTAGGGTTAGGCTATCAATCCAGCGACGACAAATGGAATCTTTTATTTACCGGTCGTTATGTTGCAAAAAAACGGGCAAAGGATGCAATGGATATTTCAGTCGCAAATTCTTTAAAGTTAGATGTGGACAAACAAACTGGAAAAATACTCGGAGAAGAAGTTGCAAAGCCACATAAATATTTAAGTAGAAGCTATTTTGTGTTTGATTTTACTGCACAATACCGAGTAAATCATCATTTTACGATTAACGCAGGAATATTTAACTTACTTAACCGTAAATACAGTACATGGGATGATTTACGGCAAGTCAAGTATAATGGCGCAAAAGGAGATACTTGGGACAGTGGCGAAGGAATTGAGCGTTATACTGCTCCTGGACGTAACTTTGCTCTCTCTGTTGAAGCAAGATTTTAA
- the dcuB2 gene encoding anaerobic C4-dicarboxylate transporter DcuB-2, producing MFFVQFAIVLVCILVGARIGGIGLGVMGGLGLAILAFGFGIQPAGLPIDVMFMIMAVVSAAAAMQAAGGLDYMIKIATNILRKNPKYITFIAPAVTWLFTFLAGTGHVAYSVLPVIAEVSRHNGIRPERPLSMAVIASQFAIVASPIAAAVVAVVNFLEPQGIHLGDVLMVTIPSTILGIALACVFVNKMGKELKDDPHYQRLLQDPEYVKANSAVTTDNNVEISKSAKMSVGLFLFGALLVVIMGAFPALRPAFDGKAMGMAHTIEIVMLGIGALIILACKPNGNAITQGSVFHAGMRAVIAIFGIAWLGDSLMQAHMGEIKESVKVLVETAPWTFAFALFLLSVLVNSQGATVATLFPLGIGLGIPPEILIGVFVAVNGYFFVPNYGPIIASIDFDTTGTTRIGKYIFNHSFMLPGLLSMVFSLAFGLLFAQFFL from the coding sequence ATGTTTTTTGTTCAATTTGCTATCGTTTTAGTTTGTATCCTCGTGGGTGCACGAATCGGTGGTATTGGTTTGGGCGTTATGGGGGGATTGGGACTTGCGATCTTAGCCTTTGGCTTTGGTATTCAACCGGCGGGTTTGCCAATTGATGTGATGTTTATGATCATGGCGGTCGTTTCTGCAGCTGCCGCGATGCAAGCCGCTGGCGGTTTAGATTACATGATCAAAATTGCGACCAATATTTTGCGTAAAAATCCAAAATATATCACCTTTATCGCACCGGCGGTAACTTGGTTATTTACCTTCCTTGCCGGCACGGGGCACGTAGCCTATTCCGTTTTACCGGTCATTGCCGAAGTCAGTCGCCATAACGGGATTCGCCCAGAACGTCCGCTTTCTATGGCAGTAATTGCATCACAATTTGCGATTGTTGCCAGCCCGATTGCAGCGGCGGTTGTGGCGGTGGTTAACTTTCTTGAACCACAGGGTATTCATTTAGGCGACGTGCTTATGGTTACCATACCCTCTACTATCTTAGGGATTGCATTAGCTTGTGTTTTTGTAAATAAAATGGGCAAAGAATTAAAAGATGACCCACATTATCAACGTTTATTACAAGATCCAGAATATGTGAAAGCAAATTCTGCTGTAACGACTGATAACAATGTTGAAATTAGTAAAAGCGCAAAAATGTCCGTGGGATTATTCTTATTCGGGGCATTATTAGTCGTTATTATGGGAGCATTCCCCGCATTACGTCCGGCATTCGACGGTAAAGCGATGGGGATGGCGCACACCATTGAAATCGTAATGTTAGGGATTGGGGCATTAATTATTTTAGCCTGTAAACCAAATGGAAATGCGATCACACAAGGTTCCGTGTTTCACGCTGGTATGCGCGCGGTGATTGCTATTTTCGGTATCGCTTGGTTAGGCGACAGCTTGATGCAAGCACATATGGGAGAAATTAAGGAAAGCGTCAAAGTGTTGGTTGAAACTGCACCTTGGACGTTCGCCTTTGCCTTGTTCTTACTTTCTGTATTGGTGAACAGCCAAGGGGCAACCGTTGCGACCTTATTTCCATTGGGGATTGGTTTGGGCATTCCGCCGGAAATCTTAATCGGGGTATTTGTTGCAGTAAACGGTTATTTCTTCGTGCCGAACTATGGTCCGATCATTGCGTCTATCGACTTTGACACCACCGGCACAACCCGTATCGGTAAATATATTTTCAACCACAGTTTTATGTTACCGGGTTTATTAAGTATGGTATTTAGTTTAGCCTTCGGCTTGCTCTTTGCTCAATTCTTCCTCTAA